The following are from one region of the Bacillota bacterium genome:
- a CDS encoding SEC-C domain-containing protein encodes MKKGRCYICNDFYSENGMARHIKTCLEKTKGAKINRNNINDSTYLIKVEAKYNIGYYLYLMVDGCVLLREMDQYLKDIWVECCGHLSKFVINGIKYERYPDDEWGNSEDMDIEIDEVLDVGMSFTYIYDYGSTTELELKVMEKYEPLFPDRGIRLIGRNLPVEYKCFYCNNLAKLHFYDVYSGKQGFVCEFCMKKMQTENKEVYFTDIINSPRVGVCGYNGPTDDIMFMEHREVKNRKKRKEKKVASVPDDKLTFIEKLLNGKLSEEDMEEQQLDLDDLLYRIANLTSYRPRSMPPFMIERCKLDGHMLKDYLSLLRKNELDVIRKKLNIEKASELKKDELIELINQFLLDNIENILAFLPQPSYIAISEIHKTGEAFWEESEGVPKILADLRNKGLLFTVCGEDEEKYEWVIPDDIKMVLEKLKANTDFQKRRMFTDKISKIIISIFYYWGIVQKYDLMKETARLLDLSIDDEFTTAFENIFKNMEKSYTESERIGTKVYYNMFAENVSKKILSSEWQKAEYPLISKEMIPEGNEGWLSLVLHSPYFKWVYEVMGQVGQAGDKEIDNDEEACELVSDVARISLNIKPGTDIRQLAKELEMQDEVLTVPFIRELLNNILLYTPNYWIKGNSISGEIHVCNEQYKEWNPKSLPPKNLVKGRGKNSAETAASRWKVGRNDPCPCGSGKKFKHCCGK; translated from the coding sequence GTGAAAAAAGGTAGATGCTATATTTGTAATGATTTTTATTCGGAGAATGGAATGGCAAGGCATATAAAAACGTGTCTGGAGAAAACAAAAGGGGCAAAAATAAATAGAAATAACATTAATGATAGCACTTACTTAATAAAAGTAGAAGCAAAATACAATATAGGTTACTATTTGTATTTAATGGTAGATGGGTGTGTATTATTAAGGGAGATGGATCAATACTTAAAGGATATATGGGTCGAATGTTGCGGACATTTGAGCAAATTTGTTATTAACGGCATTAAATATGAACGCTACCCGGACGATGAATGGGGAAATTCTGAGGATATGGATATCGAAATAGATGAAGTTTTGGATGTAGGAATGTCCTTTACCTATATTTATGATTATGGTTCGACTACAGAACTTGAGTTAAAGGTAATGGAAAAGTATGAACCTTTATTTCCCGATAGAGGTATACGTCTTATTGGTAGAAATTTACCTGTAGAATATAAATGCTTTTATTGTAATAATTTGGCAAAGTTGCATTTTTACGATGTTTATTCAGGCAAGCAAGGCTTTGTATGTGAGTTCTGCATGAAAAAGATGCAAACCGAGAATAAGGAAGTGTATTTTACCGATATAATTAATTCTCCGCGTGTAGGAGTATGCGGATATAACGGCCCGACAGACGATATTATGTTTATGGAACATAGAGAGGTTAAAAACCGGAAAAAAAGAAAAGAGAAAAAAGTGGCAAGTGTACCGGATGACAAGCTTACATTTATTGAGAAATTGTTAAATGGGAAACTATCCGAGGAAGATATGGAAGAACAACAATTAGACCTTGATGATTTGCTTTACAGGATTGCAAACCTTACAAGTTATAGACCACGCTCTATGCCACCTTTTATGATTGAACGCTGCAAGCTTGATGGTCACATGTTGAAAGATTATTTGAGCTTATTGCGTAAAAACGAACTTGATGTAATAAGAAAAAAACTTAATATTGAAAAAGCTTCAGAATTAAAAAAAGATGAGCTTATTGAACTTATTAATCAATTTTTACTGGATAACATTGAAAATATACTGGCTTTTTTACCACAACCTTCATACATTGCCATATCGGAAATTCACAAGACCGGAGAAGCTTTCTGGGAAGAAAGCGAAGGTGTTCCGAAGATATTGGCGGATTTACGCAATAAAGGGCTTTTGTTTACTGTATGTGGTGAAGATGAAGAAAAGTATGAATGGGTTATTCCTGATGATATAAAAATGGTTTTAGAGAAACTGAAAGCAAATACGGACTTCCAAAAAAGACGAATGTTTACAGATAAGATTAGTAAAATCATTATATCAATTTTCTACTATTGGGGTATTGTACAAAAATATGATTTAATGAAAGAAACTGCCCGATTATTGGACCTAAGTATAGATGACGAGTTTACAACTGCTTTTGAAAACATATTCAAAAATATGGAAAAAAGCTATACCGAAAGTGAGAGAATAGGGACAAAAGTGTATTATAATATGTTTGCAGAAAACGTAAGCAAAAAAATACTGAGCTCTGAATGGCAAAAGGCAGAGTACCCTTTAATCTCAAAAGAAATGATACCGGAAGGGAATGAAGGGTGGTTAAGCCTCGTTTTGCACAGCCCTTATTTCAAATGGGTTTACGAAGTAATGGGACAAGTGGGACAAGCCGGGGATAAAGAAATTGACAATGATGAAGAGGCATGTGAATTGGTTTCAGATGTTGCACGGATTTCTTTAAATATAAAGCCTGGAACAGATATAAGGCAACTGGCAAAAGAGTTGGAAATGCAGGATGAAGTTTTAACAGTTCCCTTTATTAGAGAACTATTGAATAATATATTATTGTATACACCAAACTATTGGATAAAAGGCAATTCTATTTCAGGCGAAATTCATGTATGTAATGAACAATACAAGGAGTGGAATCCTAAAAGCTTACCTCCGAAAAACCTGGTTAAGGGCCGGGGAAAGAACTCTGCCGAGACTGCTGCGTCAAGATGGAAAGTGGGCAGAAATGATCCTTGTCCATGCGGGAGTGGAAAGAAGTTTAAGCACTGTTGTGGGAAATAA